Genomic window (Paraglaciecola psychrophila 170):
TCAGGCTTCGATAGCGGCTTTGTAATGCAAGGGCAAGCCCTAGTTCTGCTTTTATATTCTGCAAATTCGCATTTGCGCTTTGCAAATTCGCATCATATCTTGCCGGATTAATCTGGTAGAGTTGCTGACCTTCTTCAACAAGGCTACCTTCTTCAAAAAAACGCGATTGAATAATACCGCTCACTTGAGGACGAATTTCTGCTGTTTTGAAGGCCTTTACACGGCCGGGCAATTCGTTGGGCATGGCAATTATTTTTGGTTCTATCGTCATGACACTTACTTGTTTTAAAGAACGCTGCCGTGTTTGATCCGAATTGTCCGTGCAGCCTACTAACAAAAATACGCTTAAACATGCCATAAATATTGAGGTCATTGTTTTCTTGGATGAAAAAGGGCATGTAACCGTTGCATTTGGTGAGCAGTGAGTTATGCCACCAGATTCGCCGCTTATTATTTTATTTGCTTCTAATGTTTTAGATTTCATCCATGAACCCGAACAGCAAGAACGTCTTGTTTCACGCCATGCAACACAGAATTGGCTGTTGAACCAAGCAGTAATTTAATGCCGCTTCTGCCATGTGTACCTATTACAATTAGGTCTCTATTTTTTTCATTGGCCATTTCTTTTATCTCATCTGCCGCGACACCAATTTTCACAAAAACATTATGCTCATTAATACCAAATTCTGTGGCGATATCACTTAGTTTTTTATGGGCTAAGGACATGCGTTCAGAATCGTCTATCGCGTTGTATTCCATTGGATAAAGGTATGGTTGAATATGTGTTGTAGGTAGCAAGGTATACATCAATATTAAATCATCAGGCGACTGAGAAACCGCTAATGCTTTGCGAATAATACTTTCGTGGGGTGCATTAACGTCTATTGCGACTAATATTTTTTTGTAATTACTCATCGTGTTTACTCCATTGAGTGTTTAAATTGTAGAACGATTTCATTGCTGATTTGTGTCTTTTAGTTATGATTAGTCGAAACTAAATAATGACCTTGACCATGTCATACTAAAGAGTCATCGAAAAAATAACTTGGCTTGAGTTTTTAGGATCAGTTATTGACGCCATGCCTAAAATTTCAGCTAGTTCCCGCATTTTATAGTTACTACAAAGTTCAATTAAGATAAGTTTTTTAATACTGTTAGTCCGTGCATGCTCGATCAAATGATTAGCTAGTTCTGTAGCGATACCCTGATGATGATACTCATCCGACACAGTGACAGCCATTTCACGTTCATCTGGTTTAGAATCGATCGCGTAAAGGCAAATGCCGATTTTTTTTCGTTCCCTCCCTGTTGAATTGTCGCGATATAGGCCATGGAATTTATGTAATCGATATTATAAAGTGTCGAAATCATTGACGAAGATAATTCCATGCTACTGCTAAGGAAATTCTTATGCTTAGCTAGTGCTGAAAAATCCCGCATGAAAGCTGCCTCTATTTCTATGTCATCGGATGTAATCGGTCGAATAGTGACGTCTAAATCGCCAGCTTTTATATGTTTGTAATCATTTTTGTC
Coding sequences:
- a CDS encoding universal stress protein — its product is MSNYKKILVAIDVNAPHESIIRKALAVSQSPDDLILMYTLLPTTHIQPYLYPMEYNAIDDSERMSLAHKKLSDIATEFGINEHNVFVKIGVAADEIKEMANEKNRDLIVIGTHGRSGIKLLLGSTANSVLHGVKQDVLAVRVHG
- a CDS encoding GNAT family N-acetyltransferase, translated to MAVTVSDEYHHQGIATELANHLIEHARTNSIKKLILIELCSNYKMRELAEILGMASITDPKNSSQVIFSMTL